A single window of Dromaius novaehollandiae isolate bDroNov1 chromosome 33, bDroNov1.hap1, whole genome shotgun sequence DNA harbors:
- the NXNL1 gene encoding nucleoredoxin-like protein 1 gives MASLFTGRVLVVNNGARDELDTDRELGRSLENKVLLLYFGSGECPRCQEFSPLLRDFFVRLTDEFYVERASQLVLVYVSQDETEEKQIKFLKTMPKRWLSLPFEDEFKRELELRFAVSDVPAVVVLKPNGEVIVGNAVEEIRRMGPACFRNWQEAAELVDRNFLLAEDFDYLARRSITDPIRRLKYKLNKKTKNEEKKEEGEESR, from the exons ATGGCTTCGCTCTTCACTGGGAGGGTCTTGGTTGTGAACAACGGTGCCCGGGACGAGCTGGACACGGACCGGGAGCTGGGCCGCAGTCTGGAGAACAAGGTGCTGCTGCTGTATTTTGGGTCTGGGGAGTGCCCACGATGCCAGGAGTTCTCGCCACTGCTCAGAGATTTCTTTGTGAGACTCACAGATGAATTTTATGTGGAAAGGGCTTCACAGCTGGTCCTGGTGTACGTGTCTCAGGATGAGACGGAGGAAAAGCAAATCAAGTTCCTGAAGACGATGCCAAAGAGATGGCTGTCCTTGCCTTTCGAGGATGAGTTCAAAAG AGAGCTGGAGCTGAGGTTTGCAGTGTCTGATGTACCTGCAGTGGTGGTGCTGAAGCCAAACGGGGAGGTGATTGTTGGAAATGCTGTGGAAGAGATTAGGCGCATGGGTCCTGCCTGCTTCAGGaactggcaggaggctgctgagCTAGTAGATAGAAACTTCCTCTTGGCAGAGGACTTTGATTACCTGGCTAGAAGAAGCATCACTGACCCCATCCGCCGCCTCAAATACAAACTGAACAAGAAgacaaagaatgaagaaaagaaagaggaaggtgaagagTCTCGTTAG
- the SLC27A1 gene encoding long-chain fatty acid transport protein 1: MHAVGACTASLGSLGLMRFFGVPWSWSLAASLGVYIGSGGWRLLRVVFKTALRDLFGLSVLLRVKYKLRRHQKAKNTIPKMFQDVVRRHPDKVALIYEATGEKWTFRWLDEYSNAVANYFYQQGFRLGDVIAIFMESRPEFVGLWLGMAKVGIEAALINFNLRLDSLVYCVTTSGAKAVIFGGELSSAISEVNGMLGKNMAKYCSGDYNPDVIPVETRHLDPLLSTASKSPPDQVPVKGLDDRLFYIYTSGTTGMPKAAIVVHSRYYRIAAFGYYAYKMHPDDILYNCLPLYHSAGNIMGVGQCLIHGLTVVVRKKFSASRFWDDCTKYKCTIIQYIGEICRYLLNQPVRESETQHCVRLAVGNGLRPTIWEDFTKRFRIKQIGEFYGATECNCSIANLDGKVGACGFNSRILPNVYPIRLVKVNEDTMELIRDSRGLCIPCCPGEPGLLVGQINQQDPLRRFDGYVSESATNKKIAYNVFEKGDQAYLSGDVLVMDELGYMYFKDRSGDTFRWRGENVSTTEVEGILSHILNQTDVAVYGVEVPGVEGKAGMAAIADPKAKVNPNVLYQELQKVLPPYARPIFLRFLPQVDTTGTFKIQKTRLQREGFDPHQTSDRLYFLDLKLGKYVPLDECLYERICAGKVAL, translated from the exons ATGCACGCCGTCGGGGCCTGCACCGCCTCCCTCGGCTCGCTGGGGCTGATGCGGTTTTTCGGCGTGCCCTGGTCATGGAGCCTGGCGGCCTCGCTGGGCGTCTACATCGGCAGCGGCGGCTGGCGGCTTCTGCGTGTCGTCTTCAAGACCGCCCTGCGGGACCTGTT TGGCCTCTCAGTGCTGTTACGAGTCAAGTATAAGTTGCGAAGGCATCAAAAAGCCAAAAACACTATTCCGAAGATGTTCCAGGATGTTGTCCGCAGGCACCCTGACAAGGTGGCTCTGATTTATGAGGCCACTGGTGAGAAATGGACTTTTAGGTGGCTAGACGAGTACTCCAATGCTGTGGCTAACTACTTCTATCAGCAGGGCTTCCGTCTGGGGGATGTCATTGCAATCTTCATGGAGAGCCGTCCTGAGTTTGTTGGCCTCTGGCTAGGGATGGCAAAAGTTGGCATTGAAGCAGCTCTTATTAACTTTAATTTGCGCTTGGATTCTCTGGTTTACTGTGTGACAACCTCAGGTGCAAAAGCTGTGATCTTTGGAGGAGAGCTGTCTTCAG CAATATCTGAAGTGAATGGGATGCTGGGGAAGAACATGGCAAAATACTGTTCTGGTGACTACAACCCAGATGTTATTCCTGTGGAGACCAGACATCTTGATCCTCTTCTGAGTACTGCATCAAAATCTCCTCCAGATCAGGTTCCAGTCAAAGGTTTAGATG ATCGACTCTTTTATATCTATACTTCAGGTACAACAGGAATGCCAAAAGCTGCCATTGTGGTGCACAGCAG GTATTATCGGATAGCTGCCTTTGGTTACTATGCATACAAAATGCACCCTGACGATATCCTCTACAACTGCCTGCCGCTGTATCATTCTGCAG GTAACATTATGGGAGTTGGCCAGTGTCTAATCCACGGCCTCACTGTGGTAGTCAGGAAGAAGTTCTCAGCCAGTCGCTTCTGGGATGACTGCACAAAGTACAAATGCACG ATTATTCAGTATATCGGGGAAATCTGCAGGTATCTTCTGAATCAGCCGGTACGAGAGTCAGAAACCCAACACTGTGTGCGACTAGCAGTGGGTAATGGTTTGAGACCAACCATCTGGGAAGACTTTACAAAGCGCTTTCGAATTAAACAGATTGGAGAGTTCTATGGAGCCACCGAATGTAACTGTAGCATTGCAAATTTAGATGGAAAG GTTGGTGCCTGTGGTTTCAACAGTCGGATTTTGCCCAATGTTTATCCCATTCGTTTGGTGAAGGTCAACGAGGACACAATGGAGCTGATCCGTGATTCTAGGGGGCTGTGTATCCCCTGTTGCCCAG GAGAGCCGGGATTACTTGTAGGTCAGATAAATCAACAGGATCCCCTGCGTCGATTTGATGGCTACGTCAGTGAGAGTGCCACCAACAAGAAGATAGCTTACAACGTGTTTGAAAAAGGGGACCAGGCATACCTTTCAG gaGATGTGTTAGTGATGGATGAACTTGGTTACATGTACTTCAAAGATCGCAGTGGGGACACCTTCCGATGGCGAGGAGAGAATGTCTCCACCACAGAAGTAGAAGGAATTTTGAGTCACATCCTCAACCAGACAGATGTTGCAGTGTATGGAGTGGAAGTACCAG GGGTGGAAGGAAAAGCTGGAATGGCGGCAATCGCAGATCCTAAAGCTAAAGTGAATCCCAATGTTTTGTATCAGGAGCTACAGAAGGTGTTGCCTCCCTATGCCCGGCCCATCTTCCTCCGTTTCTTACCCCAGGTTGACACCACAG